From a single Labrenzia sp. PHM005 genomic region:
- a CDS encoding GGDEF domain-containing phosphodiesterase has translation MHRSDLRRYVLPAVFFALSLALAVNTVLLFEQRQDTQTKDQALHEIIEASARLDTVRLENQLMTLLKQPGAEKQASVKRALAVFLNELDTWQINPVLSLEPETDFIKSRLAEAKIRARKTQKLIADLDEHRSVEHALETVNHIGVMVNQVRQMTSNRIAAVWQKSANDLKFRQNIQSSIIAALLATALLWIVSLYRRIYSLGTEKMQAGTKTVEADAQLRRDPVTGLMTQSELIGKVRELKSELTDKQEIQIVNLAIIVPWTGGGSENVTVRDSILATVADRIQNLVSLNLKSGYCARATGNSFFVALVHEIGSEAAPSEFVHRLRRLIHQPVVVKTGTYPVTSIAGIAPVDLEERDPGVSFQNAELTVAEEIQTGRRHVGVYTPALRASSERRLGIEQALLQALDQEDCLPHFQPQFDLTTGKIVGVEALARWYHPDLGWIAPAEIIPIAENNGLIISLERKILETACAQVQLLPGEPDLAVNLSVAHLLNDDVPAMVEDCLAASGFPASRLKLEIPAGNLPAAFDLVRDVLDALRKLDVKLSLDNFGTPSATLSGVLQYQWDEVKIDTALTGISGDGQVGHELMSMALTSVRALGSRPLIEGIETIDQRDMLTSLGCQTGQGYLFGGPMAIDDLKALFFSDKPNIAQLMI, from the coding sequence ATGCATCGATCCGACCTCCGCCGTTATGTCTTGCCTGCGGTCTTCTTCGCGCTAAGCCTCGCGCTTGCAGTCAATACCGTACTTTTGTTTGAACAACGCCAGGATACCCAAACCAAGGATCAGGCGCTTCATGAGATCATTGAAGCCTCGGCTCGTCTTGATACTGTCCGCTTAGAAAATCAACTGATGACACTATTGAAACAGCCAGGAGCCGAAAAGCAAGCTTCGGTAAAAAGGGCCTTGGCTGTGTTCCTAAATGAACTCGATACCTGGCAGATCAACCCAGTATTGAGTTTAGAGCCAGAAACAGACTTCATAAAAAGCCGCTTAGCTGAAGCAAAAATTAGAGCCCGAAAAACTCAGAAGTTGATCGCAGATCTCGATGAGCACAGATCTGTGGAACATGCTTTGGAGACGGTCAATCATATTGGTGTGATGGTCAATCAAGTTCGGCAGATGACCAGCAACCGGATTGCCGCTGTTTGGCAAAAAAGTGCAAACGATCTTAAGTTTCGGCAGAATATTCAGTCATCTATTATAGCAGCACTGCTTGCAACAGCTCTGCTTTGGATCGTTTCCCTCTACCGGCGGATTTATTCTCTTGGAACTGAAAAAATGCAGGCGGGGACAAAAACGGTTGAGGCTGATGCCCAACTCCGCCGCGATCCAGTCACCGGATTAATGACACAGTCAGAATTGATCGGCAAAGTCCGGGAGCTCAAATCCGAATTAACGGACAAACAAGAGATTCAAATCGTCAATTTGGCGATCATTGTTCCCTGGACCGGTGGCGGCTCGGAGAATGTAACTGTCCGCGATTCCATATTGGCGACAGTGGCTGATCGAATCCAGAACTTGGTAAGCCTGAACCTCAAGTCCGGGTATTGTGCCCGAGCTACCGGGAACAGCTTCTTCGTCGCTCTGGTCCATGAGATTGGCAGCGAGGCAGCGCCTTCGGAATTTGTGCATCGGCTGCGACGGTTGATCCACCAGCCCGTCGTGGTCAAAACGGGAACTTATCCGGTGACAAGTATTGCCGGAATAGCGCCGGTTGATCTGGAGGAACGGGATCCGGGCGTGTCTTTTCAGAATGCGGAACTCACTGTAGCCGAGGAAATTCAGACAGGCCGAAGACATGTCGGAGTATACACTCCGGCCCTTCGGGCTAGTTCGGAAAGGCGTTTGGGCATTGAGCAAGCGTTGTTGCAGGCCTTGGACCAAGAAGATTGCCTACCTCATTTTCAGCCGCAGTTCGATCTGACAACCGGCAAAATCGTCGGAGTTGAGGCACTGGCGCGCTGGTATCATCCAGATCTGGGCTGGATTGCACCGGCTGAAATTATTCCGATTGCAGAAAACAATGGATTGATCATTTCGCTGGAACGGAAAATCTTGGAGACGGCCTGCGCGCAGGTCCAATTGTTGCCGGGCGAACCGGACCTTGCCGTGAACTTGTCGGTCGCACATCTCTTGAATGACGATGTGCCAGCCATGGTCGAAGATTGCCTTGCTGCATCAGGATTTCCGGCAAGCCGATTGAAACTGGAAATCCCCGCAGGCAATCTACCGGCAGCTTTCGATCTTGTTCGAGATGTTCTCGATGCTTTGAGAAAGCTGGATGTGAAATTATCGCTCGATAATTTCGGCACTCCGTCCGCAACATTGTCCGGGGTTCTGCAATACCAATGGGATGAGGTCAAAATCGACACCGCTCTCACCGGGATCAGTGGAGACGGGCAAGTCGGCCACGAATTGATGTCCATGGCGCTGACATCTGTGCGCGCCCTTGGGTCACGTCCATTGATTGAGGGAATTGAAACGATCGATCAACGGGACATGCTGACGTCCCTTGGCTGCCAAACAGGGCAGGGGTATCTTTTTGGCGGTCCCATGGCGATCGACGATTTAAAAGCTTTGTTCTTCTCGGACAAACCAAACATCGCGCAGTTGATGATTTGA
- a CDS encoding alpha/beta-hydrolase family protein, which produces MFRTAHRLPNWILGNLSAFSLVVAVATFGASLTPSLMPRDPIIQSLLSGIVASLGYEAALLVRTVWRYMEIPQLSGRLRRAWTISGLLVSAAILIYSLSKAANWQNATREAVGLPPLETGAPLFILAVGSAVFLVLWVVFRLLGILRRRLEALLTRVVPERIGIVVSIALVGWLFWALVDGALIRNAFRAADASFMAADLLLEPDITKPTDPMKSGSAESLVKWDEIGRRGRQFVATAPTAAEISEFSPDQTMEPVRVYVGRLSAETAKQRAQLALDELIRAGGFNRSTLIVTVPTGTGWMDPGAHDTIDFMLGGDVATVAVQYSYLTSFLALLAHPDYGVDQAGALFETIYDYWTKLPKDQRPEFYVHGLSQGAFNSQATIPLLDMLGDPIQGAMWAGSPFFSKYWAEVRDNRNPDSPDWRPTYGNGSLIRVMDQFGGLDGDYTPWGPIRIVFLNYGSDPIVNYTYDSAIFEPAWLSPPRAPDVSPDLKWFPVVTMLQLALDSMFALGVPRFGHDYIAPDYIDAWAAVVKPDGWTKQRADTLKEIFERRSPPR; this is translated from the coding sequence ATGTTTCGAACTGCTCACAGGTTGCCCAATTGGATCCTTGGCAACTTATCCGCTTTTTCATTGGTCGTTGCTGTGGCGACATTCGGCGCTTCGTTAACGCCGTCCTTGATGCCCCGCGATCCAATCATTCAAAGCTTACTCTCAGGCATTGTTGCCAGCCTTGGATATGAAGCTGCGCTGTTGGTGCGGACAGTTTGGCGGTATATGGAAATACCTCAGCTTTCTGGACGGCTGCGGCGCGCCTGGACCATTTCAGGCCTGTTGGTTAGCGCCGCAATATTGATCTATTCCCTGTCGAAAGCCGCAAATTGGCAAAATGCAACCCGGGAGGCGGTCGGTCTCCCTCCTCTTGAAACAGGTGCGCCGCTATTCATCCTAGCTGTGGGGAGCGCTGTTTTTCTTGTTTTATGGGTCGTGTTTCGGTTGCTCGGGATCCTGCGCCGGCGGCTTGAAGCCCTGCTCACCAGAGTGGTTCCGGAACGGATTGGCATCGTTGTTTCGATTGCTCTCGTGGGCTGGCTGTTTTGGGCGCTGGTCGACGGGGCCTTGATCCGCAATGCTTTCAGAGCAGCCGATGCCTCTTTCATGGCTGCCGATCTCCTGCTTGAACCGGATATCACCAAGCCGACCGACCCAATGAAGTCAGGGAGTGCCGAATCTCTCGTTAAATGGGATGAAATTGGCCGTCGTGGCCGGCAATTCGTCGCCACAGCCCCAACTGCTGCAGAAATTTCTGAGTTTTCGCCGGATCAGACTATGGAACCGGTCCGCGTTTATGTTGGCCGCCTGTCGGCCGAAACTGCAAAACAACGGGCGCAGCTGGCCCTGGACGAGTTGATCAGGGCCGGCGGATTTAATCGATCAACCCTCATTGTGACCGTTCCGACCGGCACAGGTTGGATGGATCCCGGTGCCCACGACACGATCGACTTTATGCTGGGTGGGGATGTTGCAACCGTTGCGGTTCAATACTCCTATCTCACCAGTTTTCTCGCCTTGCTTGCCCACCCGGACTATGGCGTCGATCAAGCTGGCGCCTTGTTTGAGACTATCTATGACTACTGGACCAAGTTGCCGAAAGATCAAAGGCCAGAATTCTATGTTCATGGGTTAAGCCAGGGGGCTTTTAACTCACAAGCGACCATCCCCCTGCTCGACATGCTCGGTGATCCCATCCAGGGCGCCATGTGGGCAGGATCGCCGTTTTTCTCAAAATATTGGGCAGAGGTTCGTGACAATCGCAATCCCGATAGCCCGGATTGGCGTCCAACCTATGGCAATGGATCGCTGATCAGGGTCATGGACCAGTTTGGCGGACTTGACGGCGACTACACGCCTTGGGGTCCAATTCGGATCGTTTTCCTCAACTACGGCAGCGACCCGATCGTCAACTACACCTATGATAGTGCGATCTTCGAACCCGCTTGGCTCAGCCCGCCGCGGGCGCCTGATGTCTCACCTGATCTAAAATGGTTTCCGGTTGTGACAATGCTGCAGCTGGCACTTGATTCCATGTTTGCGCTCGGTGTGCCCCGGTTTGGGCATGACTATATCGCGCCCGACTATATCGATGCCTGGGCCGCTGTTGTGAAACCGGATGGCTGGACCAAGCAGCGAGCCGATACCTTAAAAGAAATCTTTGAGCGGCGTTCACCGCCTCGCTAA
- a CDS encoding patatin-like phospholipase family protein, with product MKRRTFLAGAAASGGTVLTAGGPAAAAKPEECDFQVAKRSDGFLLALGGGAAKAFAHIPVLEALDDLGVKPEAISGTSMGSILGGYYASGMSGKEIRSFTVDLLTQKGQLLQKLFLNDGRTWGSLLNMMRPSIMDPLVLFETLFPDGLAARFEDLTIPLKVIATDFHRQSEVVLTEGPLLPAIAASSALPMLLTPVQIDGKVLIDGGFVNPTPFDVFGQTDYPVVAVDVTGSDFSSINGLPSGMETWIGSFSITLHSLVAAKLACKQPDLLLEPGIGHFQTMDFFDVEDILAAADPIREDVKRGIDQLLGKKI from the coding sequence ATGAAACGGCGGACATTTCTGGCTGGTGCCGCAGCCTCTGGCGGTACTGTTTTGACGGCTGGGGGACCGGCAGCTGCGGCCAAACCTGAAGAATGTGACTTTCAGGTTGCCAAACGCAGTGACGGGTTTCTGCTGGCGCTCGGCGGTGGTGCCGCGAAAGCCTTTGCCCATATCCCTGTTCTGGAAGCCTTGGATGATCTGGGCGTGAAACCGGAAGCGATTTCTGGCACATCCATGGGGTCTATCCTCGGTGGCTATTATGCCAGCGGCATGAGCGGCAAGGAGATCCGGTCCTTCACCGTTGACCTACTGACCCAAAAAGGCCAACTCCTTCAAAAACTATTCCTGAACGATGGACGCACCTGGGGCTCACTTTTGAACATGATGCGCCCGTCGATCATGGATCCGCTGGTGTTGTTCGAAACGCTCTTTCCTGATGGCTTGGCTGCCAGGTTCGAAGATCTGACTATTCCTTTGAAGGTCATCGCGACTGACTTTCACCGGCAATCCGAAGTCGTTTTAACCGAAGGACCATTGCTACCGGCAATCGCGGCATCCTCAGCCTTGCCGATGTTGCTGACACCGGTCCAGATCGACGGCAAGGTTTTGATTGATGGCGGTTTCGTCAATCCGACACCCTTCGATGTGTTCGGGCAGACCGACTATCCAGTTGTCGCGGTCGATGTCACGGGCAGCGATTTTTCATCGATCAATGGCCTGCCTAGCGGAATGGAAACCTGGATCGGCTCGTTTTCCATCACGCTGCATTCACTGGTCGCAGCCAAATTGGCCTGCAAACAGCCGGATCTCCTGCTGGAACCAGGGATCGGTCATTTCCAGACAATGGATTTCTTCGATGTCGAGGACATTCTTGCAGCCGCCGACCCGATCCGTGAAGACGTCAAACGCGGAATAGATCAACTGCTGGGCAAAAAGATCTGA
- a CDS encoding Rrf2 family transcriptional regulator has product MRLTERTDIAVRILMHLAILKGQKISIDDLVDNYIGHRSQVIAAVQELRKAGMIASSTGRKGGIWIQEDPKNISLYEVVQMFETDFNLVKCCKNPKECHLSEQCRFKSILLDSLEGFFAPLKQSSIADLVNGQNYHF; this is encoded by the coding sequence ATGCGTCTCACTGAACGCACAGATATTGCGGTTCGGATACTTATGCATTTGGCGATACTAAAAGGTCAGAAAATTTCGATAGATGATTTGGTGGACAACTATATCGGCCATCGGTCTCAGGTAATTGCAGCTGTTCAGGAGCTCCGCAAGGCCGGTATGATTGCCTCTTCAACTGGGCGGAAGGGGGGGATCTGGATTCAGGAAGATCCCAAAAACATTTCACTTTATGAAGTCGTTCAAATGTTCGAAACAGACTTCAATCTCGTAAAATGTTGCAAGAATCCCAAAGAGTGTCACCTAAGTGAGCAATGCCGGTTCAAAAGTATACTCTTGGATTCTCTTGAAGGATTTTTTGCCCCTTTGAAGCAATCTAGTATTGCAGATCTCGTAAACGGGCAAAATTATCACTTCTAG
- a CDS encoding protoglobin family protein, giving the protein MMTRNTVNEVKEYIDFLEISASDVVFAKKAWDYIYPHAEGALHEFYAHKLMRSFSKSIPTFNEFILTGKQIQYWDRLFTYGFDDKYFSNVNKVSFSHKKLNIPLSHYISSYGVILNEFEKILKVECADDPRLLEMLSGLRKFVFVDVSIVCKMYDAVLID; this is encoded by the coding sequence ATGATGACCAGAAACACAGTAAATGAGGTCAAAGAGTATATTGATTTTCTTGAAATTAGCGCCTCTGATGTAGTTTTTGCGAAGAAGGCGTGGGACTATATTTATCCACACGCAGAAGGCGCTTTGCATGAGTTTTATGCACATAAACTAATGCGTAGTTTTTCGAAATCGATTCCAACATTCAATGAATTTATACTGACAGGAAAACAAATTCAGTATTGGGACAGGCTTTTTACCTACGGATTCGACGATAAATATTTTTCAAATGTAAATAAAGTCAGCTTTTCCCACAAGAAGCTAAACATTCCGCTTAGCCACTACATTTCTTCCTATGGTGTCATTTTAAATGAATTTGAGAAAATACTTAAAGTCGAATGCGCAGATGATCCCAGATTGCTCGAGATGCTGTCAGGGTTGCGGAAATTTGTTTTCGTGGATGTTTCGATCGTCTGTAAGATGTACGACGCGGTATTGATTGATTGA
- a CDS encoding globin-coupled sensor protein codes for MFLIKIYGNRHGLNFSKENKAMVSSSKVDTGSHRLDFIDLNIGDRHALQKNAKTILNIIPGILDNFYCHVVQFPETKRFFRNDAHIEHAKTAQLRHWSIILSGEFDEDYFRSVTAIGEVHNKLGLEPRWYIGAYSFLVTGLCAALGANSRLPGFGGLKRKEAQILRTAVIKAAMLDMDLALSVYIEAGKRDRRETIEKLGSEFADSVGMATDDLSGSANNLSNAAYLLTTATERTETETQTVRDSSDGAAENVQTVAAAAEELSASVAEIGRQVNDSYQISDTAVSQSSVAIDSMETLTQAVNRVGEILGLISDIAEKTNLLALNATIEAARAGEAGRGFAVVATEVKDLAGQTAKATSEISSQIEGIQTATGQSASAIENVNQTISRMNEISASIAAAVEQQKEATGEISSSIQRASEGTESVKNSIGGIADASSQVADVSSMVKGSAEDMGKHTENLKCDVQKFMETLAIAAN; via the coding sequence TTGTTCTTAATCAAAATATACGGAAATCGCCACGGCTTGAATTTCTCGAAGGAGAACAAAGCAATGGTAAGCTCATCGAAAGTAGATACAGGTTCGCATCGTTTGGATTTTATTGATCTGAACATTGGAGATCGGCATGCATTACAAAAGAATGCAAAAACAATTCTAAATATAATTCCAGGAATACTAGATAATTTTTACTGTCATGTTGTGCAGTTTCCGGAGACCAAGCGGTTTTTCCGAAATGACGCGCACATTGAACATGCCAAGACTGCGCAACTTCGCCACTGGAGTATCATTCTATCCGGGGAATTTGACGAAGACTATTTTCGGTCCGTAACCGCGATCGGAGAGGTCCACAACAAGTTGGGTCTCGAACCAAGATGGTACATCGGCGCTTACAGTTTTCTGGTGACCGGATTGTGCGCGGCTCTTGGCGCCAACTCCAGGCTTCCAGGCTTTGGCGGTTTAAAGCGGAAAGAAGCCCAGATCCTCCGAACAGCCGTTATCAAAGCTGCGATGCTTGATATGGATTTGGCGCTTTCAGTCTACATTGAAGCGGGCAAGCGCGACCGGCGTGAAACAATTGAAAAACTTGGGTCAGAATTTGCCGATTCCGTCGGCATGGCGACAGACGATCTTTCCGGTTCGGCAAACAACTTATCCAACGCAGCCTATTTGCTAACGACAGCAACGGAAAGAACTGAGACCGAAACGCAGACGGTACGAGATAGTTCAGACGGTGCAGCTGAGAATGTGCAGACAGTTGCAGCCGCCGCCGAAGAGCTCTCCGCATCTGTTGCCGAGATCGGACGCCAAGTGAACGATTCATATCAGATTTCGGATACTGCCGTTTCCCAGAGCTCAGTTGCGATTGACTCAATGGAAACACTTACACAGGCTGTTAACCGGGTCGGTGAAATCTTAGGGTTGATTAGCGATATAGCCGAGAAGACAAACCTTTTGGCTTTGAACGCAACAATTGAAGCTGCAAGAGCTGGCGAGGCGGGCAGGGGATTTGCAGTTGTAGCCACTGAGGTCAAGGACCTGGCGGGACAAACGGCGAAAGCGACGTCGGAAATCAGCAGCCAGATCGAAGGTATTCAGACTGCAACCGGGCAATCGGCATCAGCCATTGAAAACGTCAACCAAACAATTTCACGTATGAATGAAATTTCCGCTTCGATTGCGGCCGCTGTTGAACAACAAAAAGAAGCAACGGGGGAAATCAGCTCAAGCATTCAAAGAGCGTCCGAAGGCACAGAATCGGTAAAAAACTCTATCGGCGGTATCGCTGATGCGTCGTCTCAAGTTGCCGACGTTTCTTCAATGGTGAAAGGGTCTGCAGAAGACATGGGAAAACACACTGAAAACCTGAAGTGTGATGTGCAAAAATTCATGGAAACGCTGGCAATAGCCGCAAACTAG
- a CDS encoding BMP family ABC transporter substrate-binding protein — MKSLLKATVAAAAFVAAGSAANAADVKACFVYVGPVGDFGWSYQHDQGRQAVEAKFGDKVETAYLESVPEGPDAERAIERFAREGCNIIFTTSFGYMNPTLKVAKKFPDVKFEHATGYKTADNVATYNSKFHEGRYIQGQIAAKQSKSGVAGYIASFPIPEVIAGINAFLLGAQSVNPDFKLKVVWVNTWFDPGKEADAAKALIDQGADIITQHTDSTAPLQVAQERGVHGFGQASDMINFAKDAQYTAIIDEWGPYYVHRVQDVMDGKWESHSSWEGITEGHVVMAPYTNLPDDVVEMAKATEAKIKGGWEPFTGPITKQDGSVAAEDGVTLDDGAILGMNWYIKGVDDKLPN, encoded by the coding sequence ATGAAATCTCTATTGAAAGCAACTGTGGCAGCCGCCGCGTTCGTTGCAGCCGGAAGCGCAGCCAACGCAGCTGACGTCAAAGCTTGCTTTGTCTATGTCGGCCCAGTCGGTGACTTCGGCTGGTCCTACCAGCACGATCAGGGCCGTCAGGCCGTCGAAGCTAAGTTCGGCGACAAGGTCGAGACCGCTTATCTTGAAAGTGTGCCGGAAGGCCCAGACGCAGAGCGTGCCATCGAACGTTTCGCCCGCGAAGGCTGCAACATCATCTTCACAACGTCCTTCGGCTACATGAACCCGACGCTGAAAGTCGCCAAGAAGTTCCCGGATGTGAAGTTTGAACACGCGACCGGCTATAAGACTGCCGACAACGTTGCGACCTATAACTCCAAGTTCCACGAAGGCCGGTATATCCAGGGCCAAATCGCGGCAAAACAGTCCAAGTCTGGTGTTGCTGGCTACATTGCGTCCTTCCCGATCCCGGAAGTGATCGCCGGCATCAACGCATTCCTTCTTGGCGCTCAGTCCGTCAATCCGGACTTCAAGCTGAAAGTGGTTTGGGTCAACACTTGGTTCGACCCGGGCAAAGAAGCTGACGCTGCGAAGGCACTGATCGATCAGGGCGCAGACATCATCACTCAGCACACCGATTCCACTGCGCCGCTTCAGGTTGCTCAGGAACGTGGCGTGCATGGGTTTGGTCAGGCATCTGACATGATCAACTTTGCAAAGGACGCTCAGTACACCGCGATCATCGACGAATGGGGTCCGTACTACGTTCACCGTGTTCAGGACGTTATGGACGGCAAATGGGAAAGCCATTCTTCATGGGAAGGCATCACCGAAGGCCACGTTGTGATGGCGCCGTACACCAACCTGCCGGATGATGTTGTTGAGATGGCAAAAGCCACCGAAGCCAAGATCAAGGGCGGCTGGGAGCCGTTCACCGGTCCGATCACCAAGCAGGACGGTTCTGTTGCTGCTGAAGATGGCGTGACCCTCGACGATGGCGCAATCCTCGGCATGAACTGGTACATCAAGGGCGTCGACGACAAACTGCCGAACTAA